A window of Candidatus Palauibacter soopunensis contains these coding sequences:
- a CDS encoding 2-dehydropantoate 2-reductase — translation MRICIYGAGAIGGYLGAQLSLAGQDVTLIARGPHLKAMQEHGVRLLIDGEERVAHPVCTDDPSQVGPQDYVIVTLKAHSVPHIVEPMQSLFGPDTAVVMATNGLPWWYFYELEGPWRDRRLESLDPGGVQWDGIGPERVIGCVVYAASEVSEPGVIRHLKYNRFTLGEPSGEKTERVRRLARAFIEAGFRAPVRGIRNEMWVKLWGNVAFNPISALTQETVDTIARDPDTRAVAKTMMLEGQAVAEALGARFSIDIERRINGIEAVGAHRTSMLQDLDKGRPMEIDALVTAVQEMGRMVDVPTPTIDVILALVRQRARVAGAYPQD, via the coding sequence ATGCGGATCTGCATCTACGGGGCCGGCGCGATCGGGGGATACCTCGGCGCGCAGCTGTCGCTGGCGGGCCAGGACGTCACGCTCATCGCGCGCGGCCCCCACCTGAAGGCGATGCAGGAACACGGCGTGCGGCTGCTGATCGACGGCGAGGAGCGCGTCGCGCACCCTGTCTGCACGGACGATCCTTCGCAGGTGGGGCCGCAGGACTACGTGATCGTCACGCTCAAGGCGCATTCCGTCCCCCACATCGTGGAGCCGATGCAGTCCCTGTTCGGGCCCGACACGGCGGTCGTCATGGCGACGAACGGTCTCCCGTGGTGGTACTTCTACGAACTCGAGGGACCGTGGCGGGATCGGCGCCTCGAGAGCCTCGACCCCGGCGGCGTGCAGTGGGATGGGATCGGTCCGGAGCGCGTGATCGGCTGCGTCGTGTACGCGGCCAGCGAGGTGTCGGAACCGGGCGTCATCCGGCACCTGAAGTACAACCGGTTCACGCTCGGCGAACCCAGCGGCGAGAAGACCGAACGCGTGCGGCGGCTCGCGCGCGCGTTCATCGAAGCCGGATTCAGGGCCCCGGTCCGGGGGATCCGGAACGAGATGTGGGTGAAGCTGTGGGGGAACGTCGCCTTCAATCCGATCAGCGCCCTCACGCAGGAGACCGTGGACACGATCGCCCGAGACCCCGACACGCGCGCCGTCGCGAAGACGATGATGCTCGAGGGGCAGGCGGTCGCCGAAGCCCTGGGCGCCCGCTTCTCGATCGACATCGAGCGGCGGATCAACGGGATCGAGGCCGTGGGCGCGCACCGCACGTCGATGCTGCAGGACCTCGACAAGGGCCGTCCCATGGAGATCGACGCCCTCGTCACGGCCGTCCAGGAGATGGGGCGCATGGTCGATGTGCCCACCCCAACGATCGACGTGATCCTCGCCCTCGTCCGCCAGCGCGCCCGCGTCGCCGGCGCCTATCCTCAGGACTAG
- a CDS encoding acyl--CoA ligase — MPNPVTVRELLAGSSGESPAIAAPGREPLNFDGLRRQVASTVAALNGFGIGRNDRVAIVLPNGPEMASAFVAVACAATAAPLNPAYRQPEYEFYLSDLSAKTLILEAGSDSPARAAAVGLGIPILELQTDAEAPAGAFELVPEESGETDSGGEGSSGGWAEEDDVALILHTSGTTSRPKIVPLSHRNVCASAVNVSHTLRLTADDRCLNVMPLFHIHGLIAAVLAPLGVGGSIFCTPGFNALRFFAWLAEARPTFYTAVPTMHQAIVARAARNREVIEQNPLRFIRSASAALPPQVMAELEEAFGAPVLEAYAMTEAAHQMTSNPLPPAARKPGTVGIAAGPEVSVMDEAGTLLPAGDIGEIVIRGPNVSDGYENNPAANAEAFTNGWFRTGDQGVMDDEGYVTITGRLKEIINRGGEKISPREIDEAILDHPAVRQVVAFATPHPKLGEEIAAAAVLRPGMEATPRELQAFAAERLADFKVPRKILLMDDIPKGPTGKIQRIGMAEKLGLT, encoded by the coding sequence ATGCCAAATCCCGTTACCGTCCGAGAACTGCTCGCGGGCAGTTCGGGGGAGAGTCCCGCGATCGCGGCGCCCGGACGCGAGCCGCTGAACTTCGACGGTCTCCGCCGCCAAGTGGCGAGCACCGTCGCCGCGCTGAACGGCTTCGGCATCGGCCGGAACGATCGCGTCGCGATCGTCCTCCCCAACGGACCCGAGATGGCCTCCGCCTTCGTCGCCGTGGCGTGCGCCGCCACGGCGGCCCCGCTGAATCCCGCCTACCGGCAGCCCGAGTACGAGTTCTATCTTTCCGACCTGAGCGCGAAGACGCTCATCCTGGAAGCGGGAAGCGACTCCCCGGCGCGAGCCGCGGCCGTTGGCCTCGGGATACCGATCCTCGAACTCCAGACGGACGCCGAGGCTCCGGCCGGGGCGTTCGAACTCGTGCCGGAGGAGTCCGGGGAAACCGACTCCGGCGGGGAAGGGTCCTCGGGCGGCTGGGCCGAGGAGGACGACGTCGCGCTCATCCTCCACACCTCGGGGACGACGTCACGCCCCAAGATCGTGCCGCTCTCGCACCGGAACGTGTGCGCCTCCGCAGTCAACGTTAGCCACACCCTGCGGCTCACGGCCGACGACCGCTGCCTGAACGTGATGCCGTTGTTCCACATCCACGGACTCATAGCGGCGGTCCTCGCCCCGCTCGGAGTCGGGGGATCGATCTTCTGCACTCCCGGCTTCAACGCCCTCCGCTTCTTCGCGTGGCTCGCCGAGGCGCGGCCCACCTTCTACACGGCCGTCCCCACCATGCACCAGGCGATCGTGGCGCGGGCCGCGCGCAACCGGGAGGTGATCGAGCAGAACCCGCTGCGCTTCATCCGCTCGGCCTCCGCCGCCCTGCCGCCGCAGGTGATGGCGGAACTCGAGGAAGCGTTCGGCGCCCCGGTGCTGGAGGCGTACGCGATGACCGAGGCGGCGCACCAGATGACCAGCAACCCGCTTCCGCCCGCGGCCCGCAAGCCGGGCACCGTCGGGATCGCCGCGGGCCCCGAGGTCTCGGTTATGGACGAGGCCGGGACGCTCCTGCCGGCGGGCGACATAGGCGAGATCGTGATCCGCGGCCCCAACGTCAGCGACGGATACGAGAACAACCCCGCCGCGAACGCCGAAGCCTTCACCAACGGCTGGTTCCGGACGGGGGACCAGGGCGTGATGGACGACGAGGGCTACGTGACGATCACGGGTCGTCTGAAGGAGATCATCAACCGCGGGGGAGAGAAGATCTCGCCGCGCGAGATCGACGAGGCGATCCTCGACCACCCGGCCGTGCGTCAGGTCGTGGCGTTCGCGACGCCGCACCCGAAGCTGGGCGAGGAAATCGCGGCGGCCGCGGTGCTCCGCCCGGGGATGGAGGCGACGCCCCGCGAACTTCAGGCGTTCGCGGCGGAACGGCTCGCCGACTTCAAGGTCCCGCGCAAGATCCTCCTCATGGACGACATCCCCAAGGGTCCGACCGGCAAGATTCAGCGCATCGGCATGGCCGAGAAGCTCGGCCTGACATGA
- a CDS encoding ankyrin repeat domain-containing protein yields the protein MRRALSIVFAAAALLALGAAAPVGSPVGPGGPDAPVADAAMRGDLAAVRSLLAAGEDVNAARGDGMTALHWAAMKGRLDVAGVLIEAGADLEAGTRLGGHTPLHVASRAAHAPLVEALLGAGADARAATSTGATALHFAAAAGSPGAIEALVRHGADPDAREPEWGQTPLMFAAAAGRAGSVDALVDAGADFSPTAYVLDIVARDAWDQLDRRERNARVAALRAGRAPPAPSPREAAPRPAAGPGPGLQPVRLEDPEEPTCSGCLGNYADLVGTHGGLTALLLAAREGHRDVALALLDKGADIDQRSAADDTTPLLIALINGHFDLAMELFARGADPNLRSDAGATPLYAALNMHWAPKARHPQPTDVHQQEWSYLDVMRTLLEAGVDPNPRLKKSLWFTTYNRDLLGVDRTGATPFWRAAHALDIEAMKLLLEYGTDPATPTAKVPERRYGRGGDDIDYSGLDPIPVGGPAVHPIHAAAGVGYGQGFAGNSHRHVPDGWLPAMKFLVEELGADVNARDHNGYTPAHHAASRGDNEMILYLVERGADVTLVARNGQTTVDLANGPVQRVQPFPETIALLESLGAKNNHRCVSC from the coding sequence ATGCGGCGCGCACTATCGATCGTCTTCGCGGCCGCGGCGCTGCTCGCGCTCGGCGCCGCCGCCCCGGTCGGGTCGCCGGTGGGGCCGGGCGGGCCGGATGCTCCGGTGGCCGATGCGGCCATGCGCGGCGATCTGGCCGCCGTGCGGTCGCTGCTCGCCGCGGGCGAAGACGTGAACGCCGCGCGGGGCGACGGCATGACAGCACTCCACTGGGCCGCGATGAAGGGGCGGCTCGACGTGGCCGGGGTGCTGATCGAGGCGGGCGCGGATCTCGAGGCGGGCACGCGGCTGGGCGGGCACACGCCGCTCCACGTGGCGAGCCGGGCGGCGCACGCGCCGCTCGTCGAGGCGCTGCTGGGAGCGGGAGCCGACGCGCGCGCCGCGACGTCGACCGGCGCGACCGCGCTGCACTTCGCGGCCGCCGCCGGGTCGCCCGGTGCAATCGAGGCGCTGGTGCGCCACGGCGCCGATCCGGACGCCCGGGAGCCCGAGTGGGGCCAGACGCCCCTCATGTTCGCCGCGGCGGCGGGCCGAGCCGGCTCGGTGGACGCCCTCGTCGACGCGGGGGCGGACTTCTCGCCCACCGCGTACGTACTCGACATCGTGGCGCGCGACGCGTGGGACCAGCTCGACCGCCGCGAACGCAATGCCCGCGTGGCGGCGCTCCGGGCGGGCCGCGCGCCGCCGGCCCCGTCACCGCGCGAAGCGGCCCCCAGGCCCGCCGCCGGCCCCGGCCCCGGCCTCCAGCCCGTGCGGCTCGAGGACCCCGAGGAGCCCACCTGCTCCGGCTGCCTGGGCAACTACGCAGACCTCGTCGGCACGCACGGAGGGCTGACCGCGCTGCTGCTCGCGGCCCGCGAAGGCCACCGCGACGTAGCGCTCGCCCTGCTCGACAAGGGTGCGGACATCGACCAGCGGAGCGCCGCGGACGACACGACCCCGCTGCTCATCGCGCTGATCAACGGGCACTTCGACCTCGCGATGGAACTCTTCGCGCGCGGCGCCGACCCGAACCTCCGGAGCGATGCCGGCGCCACCCCGCTCTACGCCGCGCTCAACATGCACTGGGCGCCGAAAGCCCGGCATCCGCAGCCCACGGATGTACACCAGCAGGAGTGGTCGTACCTCGACGTGATGCGGACGCTGCTCGAAGCGGGCGTCGACCCGAACCCCCGGCTGAAGAAGTCGCTCTGGTTCACGACGTACAACCGGGACCTGCTGGGCGTCGACCGCACTGGCGCCACACCCTTCTGGCGCGCCGCGCACGCGCTCGACATCGAGGCCATGAAGCTGCTCCTGGAGTACGGAACCGATCCCGCGACCCCGACGGCGAAGGTTCCGGAGCGGCGTTACGGCCGTGGCGGAGACGACATCGACTACTCCGGTCTCGATCCGATTCCCGTCGGGGGGCCGGCGGTCCACCCCATCCATGCGGCGGCCGGCGTCGGCTACGGGCAGGGATTCGCCGGCAATTCCCACCGCCACGTGCCGGACGGCTGGCTGCCGGCCATGAAGTTCCTCGTCGAGGAACTCGGCGCCGACGTGAACGCGCGCGACCACAACGGGTACACGCCCGCCCACCACGCCGCGTCGCGCGGCGACAACGAGATGATCCTCTATCTCGTCGAGCGGGGCGCCGACGTGACGCTCGTGGCCCGCAACGGGCAGACGACCGTCGACCTGGCCAATGGGCCGGTTCAGCGCGTGCAGCCGTTCCCGGAGACGATCGCCCTCCTCGAGAGCCTCGGGGCGAAGAACAACCACCGCTGCGTCTCCTGCTGA
- a CDS encoding DUF1552 domain-containing protein has product MEFITGKHLSRRTFLRGAGATVALPFLDAMVPAGRLWAREVADPTRLVCIEMVHGSAGSSGFGAAQNYWSPAATGRGFDLSPTALSSLEPYRDYLTIISDTDVEPAEATKPKEIGGDHFRSSATFLTQAHPKQTESSDVFVGPSLDQLYAHRFGQDTPIPSMQLCIENVDQAGGCAYGYACVYTDTISWSSPTQPLPMIRDPRVAFDQLFGAGGTPEARAARQRSSASILDFLTGEVASLRGRLDPSDRQRMDRYLENVREIERRIQRVVARNESGEDRDLPEAPAGVPDSFDEHVKLMFDLQALAFQADMTRVFSFKMGRDASGRVYPESGIDRGFHPASHHGDNENNITDFAQINRYHVGLVPYFLDRLKESMEGDTHLLDKTMIIYGSPMGDPNVHNHKRCPLFVVGGAQGRMEGNQHLRAAPGTPMANVMLSLMHRLGMDDVTSFGNSTGTFSFAETAD; this is encoded by the coding sequence ATGGAGTTCATCACAGGGAAGCACCTCTCTCGCCGGACGTTCCTTCGGGGTGCGGGGGCGACCGTCGCCCTGCCGTTCCTCGACGCGATGGTCCCGGCGGGCCGGCTGTGGGCGCGCGAGGTCGCGGATCCGACGCGGCTCGTCTGTATCGAGATGGTGCATGGTTCGGCGGGGAGCAGCGGGTTCGGGGCGGCGCAGAACTACTGGTCGCCGGCGGCCACCGGCCGGGGCTTCGACCTGTCGCCGACTGCGCTGAGTTCGCTCGAGCCCTACCGCGACTATCTCACGATCATCAGCGACACCGACGTCGAGCCCGCCGAGGCGACGAAGCCGAAGGAGATCGGCGGGGACCACTTCCGGTCGAGCGCCACGTTCCTCACGCAGGCCCACCCGAAGCAGACGGAAAGCTCGGACGTCTTCGTAGGACCGTCGCTGGACCAGCTCTACGCGCACCGCTTCGGGCAGGACACGCCGATCCCGTCCATGCAGCTCTGCATCGAGAACGTGGACCAGGCCGGGGGCTGCGCGTACGGGTACGCGTGCGTGTACACGGACACGATCAGCTGGTCGTCGCCGACGCAGCCGCTGCCGATGATCCGGGATCCGCGTGTCGCGTTCGACCAGCTCTTCGGGGCCGGCGGGACGCCGGAGGCGCGCGCGGCGCGGCAGCGTTCGAGCGCCAGCATCCTCGATTTCCTCACCGGTGAAGTCGCGAGCCTCAGGGGTCGGCTCGATCCGTCCGACCGGCAGCGCATGGACCGCTACCTCGAAAACGTGCGGGAGATCGAGCGCCGCATCCAGCGGGTGGTGGCGCGCAACGAATCCGGAGAAGACCGGGATCTGCCGGAGGCGCCGGCGGGCGTGCCCGATTCGTTCGACGAGCACGTGAAGCTGATGTTCGACCTGCAGGCGCTCGCGTTCCAGGCGGACATGACGCGCGTGTTCTCGTTCAAGATGGGGCGGGACGCGTCGGGACGGGTCTATCCCGAGAGCGGAATCGACAGGGGCTTCCACCCGGCGTCGCACCACGGCGACAACGAGAACAACATCACGGACTTCGCGCAGATCAACCGCTACCACGTCGGGCTCGTTCCGTACTTCCTCGACCGGCTGAAGGAGTCGATGGAGGGGGACACGCACCTGCTCGACAAGACGATGATCATCTACGGGTCGCCGATGGGGGACCCGAACGTGCACAATCACAAACGGTGCCCGCTGTTCGTGGTGGGCGGCGCGCAGGGGAGGATGGAAGGCAACCAGCACCTGCGGGCCGCGCCCGGGACGCCGATGGCGAACGTGATGCTGAGCCTCATGCACCGGCTCGGGATGGACGATGTGACGAGCTTCGGGAACAGCACCGGGACGTTCTCCTTCGCGGAGACGGCGGACTGA
- a CDS encoding DUF1592 domain-containing protein has translation MRTSLLLLVAAGVLPSPAVGQEADGARGTEHLPTSWPQPITQLTPPTSAPAVDTLSAEVAQAVVAGTCMRCHNPRRVSGGMSLETFEAASAADNAVIAERMVRKLRAGMMPPVGVRRPTPDSLRTLAAVLESRLDAAWEASPNPGRRTFQRLNRAEYSRSIYDLLDLDIDAGDYLPLDTKSANFDNIADVQLLSPTLMDGYLRAASEISRLAIGDPEVTPSEATFRVSRWTSQAEHVEGTPYGSRGGVAVDHNFPADGEYVFRASFHHETTGALFGNGKGALHTTDEPERIEISIDGERVALLDIDRWMHVSDPDGVNLRTEPVFIEAGPHRVAAAFIRTFEGPSQDLMSPHDWSIASTSITDAYGFTTLPHLRDLAVTGPFAPAGMSSTPSRERVFSCRPSAPNDEASCAEAILSRLGTRAYRRPLTDDNLAALMTLYRAGADAGGFEEGIRLALEGILASPHFVFRFEERPAREADGVYALDDYDLASRLSFFLWATGPDDELLAAAAEGRLSDPVALDAQVRRMLGDPRAEALATRFAGQWFRLQDLEGMNPDVRLYPDFDQQLKEAMHRETELLFHTIVQEDRSLLELLTADYTFVNERLARHYGIPGVTGTDFRRVEISEPERRGVLGHGSILTLTSHASRTSPVLRGKWVMEVLLGTPPPPPPPDVSDLEATPEAEEGRLLTVRERLEMHRASPACRSCHRVIDPIGLALEYFDGTGARRIKDSGMPIDAQGELYDGTPVTSAADLRAALLARPVPLVRAFTENLLAYALGRRVEYYDMPTVRSIARQAAEQDHRMSAFILGVVNSPAFRLKGTEAVVDDMEGESQGSQED, from the coding sequence ATGCGAACATCGCTTCTGCTGCTGGTTGCAGCGGGCGTTCTCCCGAGTCCCGCCGTCGGTCAGGAGGCCGACGGGGCGCGGGGCACCGAGCATCTCCCGACAAGTTGGCCGCAGCCGATCACACAGCTGACCCCGCCGACCTCGGCTCCCGCCGTCGACACGCTCTCCGCGGAAGTCGCGCAAGCCGTTGTCGCCGGAACGTGCATGCGCTGCCACAACCCCCGACGCGTCAGCGGGGGCATGTCGCTCGAGACCTTCGAGGCGGCCTCGGCCGCCGACAATGCGGTGATCGCGGAGCGGATGGTGCGGAAGCTGCGGGCCGGGATGATGCCGCCCGTCGGCGTGCGCCGTCCGACACCTGACAGCCTGCGGACGCTCGCGGCGGTCCTCGAGTCCCGCCTCGACGCGGCGTGGGAGGCGAGCCCGAACCCGGGGCGGCGGACCTTCCAGCGGCTGAACCGGGCCGAGTACTCGCGCTCCATCTACGATCTCCTCGACCTGGACATCGATGCGGGCGACTATCTGCCGCTCGATACGAAGAGCGCGAACTTCGACAACATCGCCGACGTTCAGTTGCTCTCCCCGACGCTGATGGACGGGTATCTGCGCGCGGCGAGCGAGATCAGCCGGCTCGCGATCGGCGATCCGGAGGTCACCCCGAGCGAAGCCACGTTCCGGGTGTCGCGCTGGACCTCCCAGGCGGAGCACGTCGAGGGCACGCCGTACGGGAGCCGCGGCGGCGTCGCGGTGGACCACAACTTCCCGGCCGATGGAGAGTACGTCTTCCGCGCCTCCTTCCATCACGAGACGACCGGGGCCCTGTTCGGGAACGGCAAGGGGGCGCTGCACACGACGGATGAACCCGAACGGATCGAGATCTCGATCGACGGCGAACGGGTCGCGCTGCTCGACATCGACCGCTGGATGCACGTCTCCGATCCGGACGGCGTGAACCTGCGGACGGAGCCCGTCTTCATCGAGGCGGGGCCGCACCGCGTGGCGGCCGCCTTCATCCGCACCTTCGAGGGGCCGTCGCAGGACTTGATGTCCCCGCACGACTGGTCGATCGCGAGCACGAGCATCACAGACGCGTACGGGTTCACGACGCTGCCGCACCTGCGCGACCTCGCGGTCACGGGGCCGTTCGCGCCCGCGGGGATGTCCTCCACGCCCAGCCGCGAGCGGGTCTTCTCGTGCCGCCCCTCCGCGCCGAACGACGAGGCCTCGTGCGCAGAGGCGATCCTCTCGCGGCTGGGGACGCGGGCCTACCGCCGGCCGCTGACGGACGACAACCTCGCCGCGCTCATGACGCTGTACCGCGCCGGAGCGGATGCGGGCGGTTTCGAGGAGGGGATTCGCCTCGCGCTGGAGGGGATTCTCGCCAGCCCCCACTTCGTGTTCCGTTTTGAGGAACGCCCTGCGCGCGAAGCGGACGGGGTGTACGCGCTGGACGACTACGATCTCGCCTCGCGGCTCTCCTTCTTCCTCTGGGCGACGGGCCCGGACGACGAACTGCTGGCAGCCGCCGCGGAGGGCCGGCTCTCGGACCCGGTCGCGCTCGACGCGCAGGTGCGCCGGATGCTGGGCGATCCGCGCGCCGAAGCCCTGGCCACGCGGTTCGCGGGACAGTGGTTCCGGCTGCAGGACCTCGAGGGCATGAACCCGGACGTCCGCCTCTATCCGGACTTCGACCAGCAGCTCAAAGAGGCGATGCACCGCGAGACTGAACTGCTCTTCCACACGATCGTGCAGGAAGACCGCAGCCTGCTCGAACTGCTGACGGCCGACTACACGTTCGTGAACGAGCGCCTGGCGCGGCACTACGGCATCCCGGGCGTGACCGGAACGGATTTCCGGAGAGTCGAGATCTCGGAACCCGAGCGCCGCGGCGTGCTGGGGCACGGCAGCATCCTCACCCTCACCTCGCACGCGAGCCGGACCTCGCCGGTCCTGCGCGGGAAGTGGGTGATGGAGGTGCTGCTCGGGACGCCTCCGCCCCCGCCCCCGCCGGACGTCTCCGACCTGGAGGCGACGCCGGAGGCCGAGGAGGGCCGTCTGCTCACGGTGCGCGAGCGGCTGGAGATGCACCGGGCGAGCCCGGCCTGCCGTTCGTGCCACCGCGTGATCGACCCGATCGGTCTCGCGCTGGAGTACTTCGACGGGACGGGGGCGCGGCGCATCAAGGACAGCGGGATGCCGATCGACGCGCAGGGCGAACTCTACGACGGCACGCCGGTGACGAGCGCGGCGGATCTGCGCGCGGCGCTTCTGGCGCGGCCGGTGCCGCTCGTGCGCGCGTTCACGGAGAACCTGCTCGCCTACGCGCTGGGACGGCGGGTCGAGTACTACGACATGCCGACCGTGCGGTCCATTGCGCGGCAGGCCGCCGAACAGGACCACCGCATGTCCGCGTTCATCCTCGGCGTGGTCAACAGCCCGGCGTTCCGGTTGAAGGGGACCGAGGCCGTGGTCGACGACATGGAGGGTGAAAGCCAGGGATCCCAGGAGGACTGA
- a CDS encoding helix-turn-helix transcriptional regulator: MKKPVYKELVAASSRPMVLSILAGGETYGYEILKQVQLLSGGELEWSDGMLYPVLHRLERDGLIKGRWQLTDAGRRRKYYRLTGRGKRQLSTDRESWRAVYGALQMSWGGSHV; encoded by the coding sequence ATGAAGAAGCCGGTCTACAAGGAGTTGGTGGCCGCGTCGTCGCGCCCGATGGTGCTCTCCATCCTCGCGGGTGGCGAGACGTACGGGTACGAGATTCTCAAGCAGGTCCAGTTGCTCTCCGGCGGTGAACTCGAGTGGTCCGACGGGATGCTCTACCCCGTGCTTCACCGGCTGGAGCGCGACGGACTCATCAAGGGCCGCTGGCAACTCACCGACGCGGGACGGCGTCGCAAGTACTACCGGTTGACGGGCCGCGGGAAGCGCCAGCTCTCAACCGATCGAGAGAGTTGGCGGGCCGTGTACGGAGCCCTCCAGATGTCCTGGGGAGGCAGCCATGTTTGA
- a CDS encoding NADPH:quinone reductase, with product MRAAWYTKLGSAGDVLEVGEQETPVPGPGEVRVRVRTSGINPVDVKRRAGGRGALASTLVVPHFDGAGVIDQVGDGVDPGRLGNRVWIYEAQWGSDLGTAAEFATVPESRAVPLPPNASFLDGACLGIPALTAHRCVYGDGPVEGQTVLVTGGAGAVGAYAIQCARLGGARVLSTVSADEKARIARAAGADVVINYREEDVPARVAELTEGEGVDRIVDVEMGGNLDASIEMLKANGVISAYASEGEPQPAVPFYTLLYKNLTVRFELVFLMPEDAKQKAVEDLTKWLTEGELRHTVADRFALENIVAAHEAVESGPTGKVLIDLGL from the coding sequence ATGCGAGCGGCATGGTACACGAAACTGGGGTCGGCGGGCGACGTGCTGGAGGTGGGGGAGCAGGAGACGCCGGTGCCCGGTCCCGGCGAGGTTCGGGTTCGCGTACGCACTTCCGGAATCAACCCCGTCGACGTGAAGCGGCGTGCCGGTGGCCGCGGCGCGCTCGCCTCCACGCTCGTGGTGCCGCACTTCGACGGCGCCGGGGTCATCGACCAGGTGGGTGACGGCGTCGATCCCGGAAGGCTCGGAAACCGCGTCTGGATCTACGAGGCGCAGTGGGGGAGCGACCTCGGTACCGCGGCGGAGTTCGCCACCGTCCCCGAGTCCCGGGCCGTCCCGCTTCCCCCGAACGCGTCGTTCCTGGATGGCGCGTGTCTCGGCATCCCCGCCCTGACCGCGCACCGCTGCGTGTACGGCGACGGTCCCGTCGAGGGGCAGACCGTGCTCGTGACGGGCGGCGCGGGCGCGGTCGGCGCCTACGCGATCCAGTGCGCCAGGCTGGGAGGCGCGCGGGTCCTCTCCACCGTGAGCGCGGACGAGAAGGCGAGGATCGCCCGGGCTGCGGGCGCGGACGTCGTCATCAACTATCGTGAGGAAGATGTCCCGGCCCGCGTCGCGGAACTGACCGAAGGAGAGGGCGTCGACCGCATCGTCGACGTCGAAATGGGCGGGAATCTCGACGCCTCGATCGAGATGCTGAAGGCGAACGGGGTGATCTCCGCCTACGCCTCGGAGGGCGAGCCGCAGCCGGCCGTCCCCTTCTACACCCTCCTCTACAAGAACCTCACCGTGCGCTTCGAACTCGTCTTCCTCATGCCCGAGGACGCGAAGCAGAAGGCCGTGGAAGACCTCACGAAGTGGCTGACCGAGGGGGAACTGCGCCACACGGTCGCAGACCGCTTCGCGCTCGAGAACATCGTAGCCGCTCATGAGGCGGTGGAGTCCGGCCCAACCGGCAAGGTCCTGATCGACCTCGGTCTCTGA